The Acidimicrobiales bacterium genome contains the following window.
GACCCCGGCCCTCGAGTGCAGCCTCGTGGACACGAGTGGTGAGGTCCTCACCATCGTGTTCCTGGGGCGCCGCGAGGTCGCAGGGATCCGAAACGGCACCAAGATGGTGGTCGACGGCGTGATCGGCGCCCACCGAGGCCGCCTGGCGATGCTGAATCCCATCTACGAGTTGCTGGAGGTCCCAGAAGCAGAGGAGGCCTGAGATGCGAACCCGGGACGTGGTGGCCGTGGGCGTCGGGGTAGTGGCCCCAGCGGCGGTGGCGGCCGCGCTGATCCCGGCCCGCGACCACATCGGCAGTGTCAATGTCGCCTTGGTCCTCGCCGTCGTCGTCGTGGGGGTGGCGGCTTGGGGACATCGGCTCGCAGCCTTTGTCGCCGCAGCCTCGGCCGCCGTGTTCTTTGACGTCCTTCACACGCGTCCCTACTACTCCTTCACCATCACCCAGCGGAACGACGTCATCACCACGGCGTTGCTGTTGATCGTCGGCGTCGCCGTCGGAGAGCTGGCCGTCTG
Protein-coding sequences here:
- a CDS encoding DUF4118 domain-containing protein, giving the protein MRTRDVVAVGVGVVAPAAVAAALIPARDHIGSVNVALVLAVVVVGVAAWGHRLAAFVAAASAAVFFDVLHTRPYYSFTITQRNDVITTALLLIVGVAVGELAVWSRKQRAAAAASSEDIARMHTIGDLVAEGRQLDQVILAV